The sequence below is a genomic window from Gouania willdenowi chromosome 12, fGouWil2.1, whole genome shotgun sequence.
tcgacagtttaaaaacaaagcaCTTAAAAAGGCACTAAGCATCACACGTGAGCCAATCATTGTacgcaaacacatttttattgagCCTGAAAGGTTACacgtggaaaaaaaagaaactcaaaTTCTAAGAACTACTTCCCTTTGTGGTGCTAATGATATGACAGCTTAAAATGAGCTTCGGATCCCCACGTTGCAGCTTGTGAGGAACTTCAGCTTTAAACACATGCTACGACTGACCTGAGGCTggatttgtttagtttttttttcttcaaaataaaaaacgatacaaaaaggacaacacacCCCCTCAGCAGTCATTACGTCTCCTCTAAAATGATATggaatgttgttttttggaAAGGCAGGTAACTAGTTTTTCTCTGCAACGgcagaaaaccacaaaaaaaaaagaatttcaaAAAGCCAAAAGTCTGTTTCCAGACTGCTACTACGAAAACACCCACCCCAGCCCGTCCAAACCCAGTCACACCTGCCACTTTAATTCAGTCTGAACCAAAAACCACAACCCTGGATGTTCCAGAGTACACCTAAGTATTACATTTCCCGCAAATCTGCTTCATCAGGACAGTTCGACAACGCAAAGACTTAATGAGGGGGGACAGAGGTACGGATGTGGATTAGGACCACTGAGGAAAAATAACAGagccactaaaaaaataaacatatccagtagtggaaacaaaaaaattacaattgaagaacatgttttaaatcatatgggtatatttttagttttatttttttattttttgtctcaatttatttttatttttcaaagtcTTGATCTTTTTTTAGTCTTCATTTTTACAGTccagtgttatttttttcttcctaattTTCATCATCCTGAAATggtaaatgggaaaaaaaaaaaaacagaactggAAAAAGTTacgacctaaaaaaaaaaaatcgccaaaaaaaaaggaattaaaaaaaaaattaagataaaaaaaaaataaaaaccaggcaaaaaaaagaaaagctaatgtgattttaaaaaagtgttgtacaattgtgatttttcttccattattggatctgttttttgtttttacagtggctcttgtttttttttttttttttatcctaatCCTCTTCCACACAGAGGACAACCTTAacatttaacttgttttttgttcaaaGTTGTAAATTTTACAAAGTGCAAATTCTTATTCATAATACAACAAAAGCGACCATAGAAATTGTTCGTTTCTAATTTACATAACAATGAAAAATTCTAAATATTATTGATGCCACGACCAAACCCCGCCCCCCAACGTTTCCCCATCAGCTATCTATAGGaatatttcataaaaataattaaagaaaggaaTCACTAAACTCATGCTGCACCGACGCCCACCAATTGGAATCTTCTCCAAAgccatggtttttttttttttttggccttttCGATCTCTTACAGTACACAGTTACTGTCAGCGTGCgcttataattaaaatatatatattaatctaTCATTAAATAGTAATAGTATGCTTCTTGCACAGTCTTGCATGCATCGAGGAGGATTTTTTTGGGCAAGCTGTgcgagaagaagaagaagaagaagaagaggcgtGTGGACGGACTTGCTCAGGCTGGAGGCTCCGGGTCAGGTCCAGGCACTCATTCTATCACCTGTAAACCATTTGTTTTGCCTTTTAAATCCTCTCAATCCCATTGGTCCAAAAACCATAATTCTCCAGTGTGCGTGATCGGTTcgttttgtgtgtacatttggGAGGGAGGCGTGTGGCTGTATGTGGTCCTAAAATCAGTTTCTCAAAAAAAATggggggagaaaaaaaggaaaagtgttTGGAATCACTGAAGTTTTGTTCCCAGCTTTCGTTGTCTGTTCCTGGGAACGAGAGAGACAAAAGAATGCACACTATTGACTGCTCTCCTGGATATAAACAATGTAGAAACACTCCGAACACACACATAATGAGAGAAATGCAGCAATTTAACGGAACAACAGAGGTGCACCAAGCCACGAGAGGAACCCAACCTGAGGGGACGGCCTTGGCCCTCATGACTATTTTAACTGGCGACCTACTTCCTTTAGTGTGGCTCGTTGCTGTGGCAACGGCAAATATAGATGAGGTCCTGGAAGCTAGGACAGGATTGCCCTCAATGACACTGACTGTGTTAGACtgtctcactaacgtactatacactacaaactctgactatatactataagtatgattaggatgatatactgaagtatatttccaggtttcccaagatgcatttggaacctacaatgacaaaaacctgaatcacactgaggctaaatatctgtttattctccatctttgaaaattctgaaaacatttgaagtgagaaagtgaccacgTAGAATATCAtaatgtgctcatttgatccataaaagtcACGTATACAAAATGTATTCTGACAATTTGGAGATTCCATATTGTCTGCTATTTACTATTGAtgaaacttccagttaacttcaaaacaatagCCCAacttacaaaagtgttaaaaactaatggaagacaaggagatgctttattttgaaaaggggatgtttgatttttagcttgaagccagtcccaggatgCTTTTATATTCctcttgcaatgcatcatgggatggttgagtataactaatgtgcccaccgtgcatacttcaaaaatgtccccatatagtatatatCCAGGTATTtttcacatactcaatcttttcatactatctaatgtgaacgcactacaaactaattttgacgtcagacttagtatgaataGAGTATGTTGCTTTTATTTCTGTACAACAGGTTGAAGTACTGTGTTGATGTGTGATAAGTGTGTGCAGCTCTTTGTATCACATGCTAAACACTGCTACACTAAGACCTACAcactgccccctagtggcctggAGAACTTCTGTTGTGTTCTGTGATGTTGCTGCATTTTTCTCAAGCTTTTTCTAGGGAGGTTTGTGTGTGATTTCAGCATTTGTATCATTTAccgttgcatttttttttatgatgttttgtttgtgttgtcaaTCACTCTTATGATTAGAATGCTTCGATAGGCCTGAGCTGGACGATATATCAActtaatgtaattataatttaatagtAATACGGAGACGAGgaagacaaacacacacgcacatggcAATATATCGAGGCATAAAAAGTGACGATGTTGCGTGATTTGTTGAATATCATCCAATGCCTACGTTTGGATGCTGCTGCGCAATAACAGGTTGTCATGTTTGACTCTTACCTCGCCTCTGACCTGGTCACCGTGTACTCAAACCATAAGATGTTGGGAATGAGGCTCGTGTCTCGCACCAGGAAGTACTCTGATATTGGCCTGTTGTttagaaaacaagaaaaacaccaagTCAGACAATTTAAGCATTTTCCTACATATTCAGACACATAGTGACCCTGTGAGACAAGACCGGGGTGGAAAAGTGAAAGGTGTACATACCAAGCTGCTATTTTGGGGAACAACGGTGTCAGCACCTCCTGTGTGAAGAGGAACCAGATGATGCCAAACGTACTACCGGCCACTCCTCCATAGAAAACCTGGCTCCAGGTGTGGTACAACAAATAGACCCTGAGAACAACAGGCTGTGCTCAGAAAAGCAACTCACTTCTGGGTTGACccccacagtttgagaaccctGACTTACACCATCATTATTTAACTTTCAGGGTTTTACTGCTTTGACTGCAGACTATTCTCAGGCTCTCACCTGCTGTATGAGACTGATAAGGCTGTGCCCAACAGGACAATGGACAATATGTGTCTCCACAGCAAGTCCACACATCGAGCATTGTTCGTTTGATGcattctgaaagaaaaaaaaaataacatcagtTTACAATCATATCTAAACGTAAAGTGTCCACACCCAACCTATAGATTATACATGTCAGGAAAGAAAACCAGCACAAAACATTCTTGACTTGAAAGACATGGATCTCACCTTAAATAAAGGAAAAGAAAGAAGTAAACAACAAAGAACCAGATGTGTTGGGAATGACTGGAAGGCATGCCGTACTCATTGTGCAGCGTTGCATGAGTTCCTGCAGAGAGAAAATAGAGCAGGATGATGAGCAAAGCTGATTAccagtaggggtgtgcattaccatgaatcggacaacatgatacacgatttgcatgtcacaatacgatatatcctgatacttaATACGATATAATttgtgatatattgcaatatcaataattacaaatttcacctttacaagcaCTAAATggtattaaatacaatttatttcattttttttttaaacttgtgagaacaagttaatgctaactaatagcaatgtcccgatacaaccttttcacttccgatacgctACCAATATCGCAGCCTTGGGTCATGACCGGtaccgatacgatatcagctcgaatcatacatacttttatgacttattctGTAgtatggaatgttagaaaaggcttgatcaagtgatgttactcaaacagaaaacaatagtcagcaacagtaggtatgagaaaaactgacccagttatgattaaccaattggttacatacattttaaccttcaacataatatctacaattgaataaatataatatatatcagaaattttagatgcagtctaaTAAAATccttatttgttttctggctgaaatcggaccgatatcaatatcggattgggacacccctactaactgtaattaaagtaccaacatcaaaaacaagtgcTATGTTcgtcaaactgtcaaattacatttttcaaaaaagcaaACTTTTAACTTTATCTATAAaaatgcccagtatgttttattgaggagtgaggtagtttaacatgGTCTGATAtgattcactgacacctagtgaccggacCTTTAAGTGCTATGCATATGTATAAGCGCAATTAAATGGGTttttgtagtaaaaaaaaaaaaaaaaaaaagacgtgatttaaaaaaaagtggaaatttTTTGGATAGATACGATCATTGCGCTGTAAAAATATTGCGACATATCGCTGAATCGATTTTTCTTACGCCCTTAGATACCAGTAATGAAAAATCACctcttttgaataaaaatcaaaatattacCTAGGACAACAACTTCAGCATCATAAAGTGATAAGATTGTTTCCAGTCGTGAATTTGGGAattttgttttctaaatgtgtaaaggaataaaaacaaatctttaGCTGCGGCTTTTATAAGACAAACCAAACGATAACAGCAGCTGTGAGAAACTCAATGGAAAACGTTTGCGCTGCCACAACCAGCAGACGACACATAGCAACGTCAGCTTCACTCACCTGCACATGGGCGCGGCTCTCTGAGGATGTTTTTCAGAAGCCAGTTCAGGACTTCATTCAGGGCGTGCCCACCGAAAAATGAAATCTGAGGAAAGAGAGTAAGAGTTCTGACTTTTCTGCTCCATCTCctgacaaacaaacagaatCACTGACAGAACAGAAATATATTCATCTcctgcaaacaaaaaaatgatttgtgCATGAGCAGGACTCACCGTGTGAAGTTCCCGTTTAAACACTATGAGCGTGACAAAACCCACCAGAATAATTATGGGTAGTAGGCTAATGTAAGCCAGGAGTTGTCCCGTTAGATCATCTACAGGAATGACAGCACACTGGTGTTAGGAGGACACATACAGGTATATGGACTTTCACGAGTGAAATTAGTCTAAACAACCGttttattaaacaataaaaaaaaaggttcaagtTAATAAGGGCTTTGCTCCTCTTTAAAAGagaaagtgtctagagatacgTTAAACGCAGCCATAGCCCCCGGTAGTGTGGGTATgtttccggaccttttctacataagcgtaatgtgcccgtgcgttcgaatcccacttttgatatataatttttttcattttaacatggcaaattccacttttaaaaatatatatccgacaaaagtaaacaatttagggttagggatagggctaaaataaaagggttagtggGGTAGCTACAAACAAATGAGCTAAAATAATACTGACAGAACTTTAGGTCACGTGGTGtaacttaaactggccaatgaggggtgctgcatatgcatagagtggcagtcAATGAATAGTTCAACGTATCCATAGCCACAGCCTTTAAAATACAATCACATCTAGGGGTGTAAGAATAAACTCAACAAATGATTCGATTCAAATCTCAAAATTGGTTCTCCGATTCGATTCAAATCccgaattaaaaataaataaatcaaagattgggAGGTAATAATGCACTTAATGCCTTTTAATTTGAATCCATAAAGAACataatttggagaaaaaaacagatgagTCAAAATACAGATTCTTATTCTTTTATATAAATTgtctagattttttttaactaatatatTCTTCATGTAAACTTCTGACAAAGCTCATAAACCAAAATTAACTGCGCATTTCTTCATTAATCACCATGCAaagttgaacaaaaatatatatttctgtaatataaGAAGTTTTCAAATCATGAATACAGTGAAAAAATaggggtgatttttttttttttttttttttttttttaagtgcagcTTGTTGCATTCTTGGTTTTTGGATTTAATTTGTGATTTTCAAACTCGGTAAATTATTTGAGTGCATTATCATTCAAGTATATAAATCTGTTTGGGTGAGTCAAGCTGTTGGTTTTTTAATATAATGGAACCACAAAAAGATGGTGCTGTTATTATATTAAAGGTCAACATAATATAGtaaatttttacatttggcacctTCTAAGAACCAGAACCTGCAAATTTTTCAGGTTGGGATGgtattaaaaaatagatttaccGCAAGTCCATCTTATTATTGGATGTGTATAGTTTAATTGTGAGGTTTGTGTTGGACTGCTGATTACACTGTTACAATCAGGCCAAGTAGCTACGCTAGCAACGTTAGCCTAGCTACAAACGCTCCAAAAGAAACTAAATGCCTACTCTCCCATATTTCCTGTAGAACGTTTATTAGAAATTGTTTAATGTTGTCAAATGAGTCGCATAAAAAAGAGAATCTTCATTAAATCACGAGAGCATCTTTAAAGCGATAATAAAACAgctagcaagctaactagcactCATTGTGGCCATTATTACACTGCGCATGCGTGTCTGTCTCACTATTTAGCAGTCTTTGCTACATTCCCTGCTGTGCTTCGGTGTTCTGACTGCAGCACACTATTTGGCAGCATTAGCGACGGCCGCATCCGCGTTTTAGCAGCAGCTAAAATACACGCTCGGCTCTTCAAATTAAAACCACAAACAACGTGAAAAGCCTCGGCGTTTGAGAGGAGATGCAGTGTACGTACCCTCCGGGAACTCTACGTGTGTGAGAGATACGGACCGCCATCGAGGTGGTGCCGAGCAGTGCTCTTCCAACGCCATCTTACCCGGACACAACCGGGCAGTCCCCAGGGTAACGCCCTCACACAAGCATGCGACCAATGGCGGTGGGAGTTCCGCGTTCAAACGATCCCCGGGCGGCCCCGCcgtccaatcacagcagagcGCTGCAGAACAACGCTGAACACACAAGATTTATTGAATGAACAAACGCCCGTAAATTAGACACAGTAGTAAACGCCTTCATTTGATTACAATTTACAAGTGACACGGAGCAGGACAATTATGGCATTATGACAGATGAATAACCATTCctaatttttctattttttattgtgcaaGTAAGTGAAAACAtcttgaattttttatttttttttaaaaaaaaaaagaagaaaatgtttttacttagTTGAAAATGTTTGCATATATTGAACTatatgtttgtatgtttgtgcaatCCATATTATGAATATtgtacagaagaggattagggctactgaaaaaacaaccaaggtccaatattttattattattattattattattattaatctgtAGAATTCTGGGGGAGAAAAGTCAGAATTCAGTTCTAGACTCTGGTTTACTGCAAAAATAGTGTCACTCCAAGTCCACAAATACGGCTGGGCAAATTTGCctaaaaaaatcttaaattttttagagaaaaattcaagtttcgattttttttttttaatgcacttaaaaatgactgcagacctcagatatattgtcaaaagtgcaactttaatgctgtgattgtcctcaagagttaaaatgcatagtcCGGCAGACCATATGTTTGACACTAAATTTGGGCAACCTACAAGTCATTGTTAATGGGAATATAATAGATATATTTTTTCTAATGATAAACGTAACGACAAATGCTTTAATTGCATCTTTAACACAAAATCTTTCCACGCACACCATTGAATGCTCAGACAAGTTGGCATTATATGTTTGACACATGTACAGATCCTtcccaaaaaattagaatttcaTGGAAAAGTTATTTAATTTCTATAATTCCactcaaaaagttaaactttcataaatcatagattcagggcccacaatttaaacaatttaaagtatttatttggttatttttacataatttgggctttagctcataaaattagaattagaatactgtgaagaaataaccatttattttgatttcttcacagtattcaaattttttgaaatcctgttttcgtgggttttatgagctggaagccaaaaattatgtaaaaataaacaaataaatacttgaaatcgttcaaattgtgggccctgaatctataatctatgaaagtttaactttttgaatggaattatggaaattaaacaacttttccatgaaattctaattttttcaaaatggtcTGTATATTATATGTGATGTACTACCACTTACTACCAAGGTTTAAAACTTAAACATCAAATGGTCAAATTGACATATTTcacaatttatgtttttttttttaagaaattgcCCTAAAATGTGCATAAATGTAGCTTTGCATCAGGatgattgtctttttttgtcactcCTACACCTTATAAAATAAGCACATTGGCCACACATGCATGTCCCTCTGTTTTGTAGTAAACTCAGCCAGCGTTATTTCTTTAACTCACTTGTAACAATAGTTGTGAAGAAACTCAGCTTAAAAAGACCAAAGCAGATTTGAACCAACAATCTTGTTGAGATCACTAAAGATATGAGCTTCACAACTACTTCATCACTGGCACTATAAACAGATtgggaacagatctattctggCTAATTTATGTCCACATCAGAACACCCATTAAAGCACTAATGGTCTGAAATAAATCATATCAGgactcattaaaaaacaaataaatctgaaagtAGCAGTGTGAGAGGCTTATTCAAGCAGACTTACCAGAACACCAAGTGCAGTGACAACTTGCACACGTGAAAACTTATCTGTACTATATACATATGTCTGTGCTCTCAAATCTTGTGCAAATTTATGTCGGCAAATAGTGCGATTACAAAATACATCAGAGTAAACCAGAGAAAATAGGAATGTCCCGTCCTCGTTCTAGatttgtaaagcacattgtgtGACCAGTGTTTAAATACAACAAGATTAAAAACAAGTACAGTCGTATGGCGCAATGACAcagatgtttgtgttgtttttttcagatttgtgaagtaaaaaaagctttttaggccaggctaccggactcaaaacgccactcactttgttgttgtgtacatagttaaaatcgctactcctatGTTATCTGtgaacggatcaggctgaaaCTTTAGTAGGTTTTTTTGAACTGTAAACCTTACATTTTTGTGAGGTTTTCTTCCCAGATATTTCATCAAACAGCTCAAGGACAGACGAcatggggtggcag
It includes:
- the dolpp1 gene encoding dolichyldiphosphatase 1, which produces MALEEHCSAPPRWRSVSLTHVEFPEDDLTGQLLAYISLLPIIILVGFVTLIVFKRELHTISFFGGHALNEVLNWLLKNILREPRPCAGTHATLHNEYGMPSSHSQHIWFFVVYFFLFLYLRMHQTNNARCVDLLWRHILSIVLLGTALSVSYSRVYLLYHTWSQVFYGGVAGSTFGIIWFLFTQEVLTPLFPKIAAWPISEYFLVRDTSLIPNILWFEYTVTRSEARNRQRKLGTKLQ